A section of the Festucalex cinctus isolate MCC-2025b chromosome 7, RoL_Fcin_1.0, whole genome shotgun sequence genome encodes:
- the LOC144022812 gene encoding uncharacterized protein LOC144022812 codes for MKDINEDQRDERELHSSAFLANVISWETSRKLRSSTMENLASIRSYFGADAYNLLEELVKITSSEIEQSNAEKMFMRQFVLLGMENRVPPCLSPKDIKLWLLNRSNFQQQYQHMQTRVDAKVFSILSMAWTLARCLHLNKMQREVKEELKEENRLSSLLGRKVTLEGLDTYVTLVWPKAQRDTDAFLGHLFNEVQTILDTTQVTVVERLLLHPQYHRATEPLVDTIVGSSLDILLGELEPPANEKSIAATLAQRSDSASKQIGRMLWNALASIPCLRQHITQDVLVCICFAVARKMIQSFFQKFMSCSSNFNLMDVDESLLNARDRVVSAIVQMVFMTNQ; via the exons ATGAAAGACATCAATGAAGATCAAAGGGATGAAAGAGAACTTCACTCATCTGCTTTTCTTGCAAACGTGATCAGTTGGGAGACCAGCAGAAAACTACGTTCTTCGACAATGGAGAATCTAGCTTCGATCAG ATCTTACTTTGGTGCTGATGCCTATAACCTGCTTGAAGAACTCGTCAAGATTACTTCTTCAGAGATTGAGCAAAGCAATGCAGAG AAGATGTTCATGAGGCAATTTGTGCTCCTGGGGATGGAAAATCGAGTTCCACCATGTCTCTCGCCCAAAGACATCAAATTGTGGTTGCTGAACAGAAGTAACTTCCAGCAACA GTACCAGCACATGCAAACAAGAGTGGATGCCAAGGTGTTTTCTATTCTTTCTATG GCCTGGACACTGGCAAGATGTCTGCATTTGAACAAGATGCAAAGAGAAGTAAAGGAGGAACTAAAAGAAGAGAATCGCCTTTCAAGTTTGCTTGGGAGGAAG GTCACACTTGAAGGCCTCGACACATACGTGACACTGGTGTGGCCCAAAGCTCAACGGGACACAGATGCCTTTCTCGGGCACCTGTTCAATGAGGTGCAGACAATACTGGACACGACTCAAGTCACCGTCGTAGAAAGGCTGCTGCTTCATCCCCAGTACCACCGTGCTACCGAGCCCCTTGTGGACACCATCGTCGGCTCTTCTCTCGACATCCTTCTGGGGGAGTTGGAGCCACCCGCAAATGAGAAGTCCATCGCTGCAACGTTGGCACAGCGATCCGACAGCGCCAGCAAGCAGATTGGCAGGATGCTCTGGAACGCGCTGGCTTCAATCCCTTGCCTGCGTCAGCACATCACGCAAGACGTGCTCGTCTGCATCTGCTTCGCCGTCGCTCGCAAAATGATTCAAAGCTTTTTCCAGAAGTTCATGAGTTGTTCTTCAAACTTCAACCTTATGGACGTGGATGAAAGCTTGCTGAATGCACGTGATAGAGTCGTGAGCGCTATTGTGCAAATGGTCTTCATGACCAACCAGTAA